ATCCCCGTAGCAGATTCCATGGCTTATGCTTATGGCAGTGCCTTCTGGGGCAAAATCTGCATAGTAGGTGCTATTTGCGGGATTTTAACCAGTTGGAACGGATTCCTTTACGGCGGAGCACGAGTAATTTATTCACTGGCTCATGCCAAAATGCTCCCGTCCTTTTTAGGGAAGATTCATCCAAAATACGGAACTCCTACTAATGCTGTTCTCCTTTGCGGAATCTTATCCACCTTTTCCTGCCTGCTGGGAAAGCAAGCCTTATCCTGGTTTGTAAATGCCAGTTCCTTTGGAGTAGTTATCATGTATGGAATGGTGGTGCTGGCATTCATTTTCTTGAGAAAGAATGCCCCGAATATGGTAAGACCGTATAAGGTGGCCTATCCAAAGCTTATTGGCGCTATGGGAATATTTGTTGCTTTGTTCTTCTTCTGGCTGTATACGCCGTTAGGCCCAAGCCCTCTGGTAGGAATAGAGTGGACTCTCGTAATCGTATGGTTCATTGCGGGCATGATCTGTGCAATATATGCAAGCGGAAAATATAAAGACGTGACCGCACAGGAGAGGGAATTGCTGCTGTTTGGAGAAGAATACGCAGATAAGTCCGATCAGAAGATAAGTTAAAGGGTGTTTAACCCAGACACCGCTTTAACGTATACCTGTAAAAAGCGGAGTGGATTTTTCCACTTCGCCTTTTTCTTTTATGCCGCTAAGAGGCTGAGCCTATTGTAAGCCTCAGATCATATAGAATTTTAAAAAGAAGAACTGATTTTAGTATTTCTGTCCAAATATTTTTCCAATTTTAGTGAGGCTGAAGGCTGACTGATCCCAAGGGCTTTAGCTACTCCGGTGGTCGTCCTATATTTTTTGTATGTATTCAGAAGCACTGTTTTTTCTACTGTCTGAAGGATTTCTTTCAGAGTTTTTTCCTGAGACAGGGCGGAAAGGCTGATTTCGTCGGGCTGAAAGATAACGGGAAGATCCTGTTCTGTTATGACCATATTATCTGATGTAAGAACGGCCCGCTCTATGGTGTTTTCCAGTTCGCGTATATTGCCGGGCCAAGAATAACTTTCCAAGTATTCCATGGCCTTGCTGGAGAAGGAACGGGTCACATGATATTGTTCCTTAAACTTTTTACAGAAATAATCTACTAATGAAAAAATATCGCTTTTTCTTTCTCTAAGAGAGGGAATGTGGAGCGTCAAAACATTTAAACGATAGAACAGGTCTTCTCTGAATTTTCCTTCACGAATCATCTGCTTTAAATCCTTGTTCGTAGCCGTAATCAATCGAAAGTCAACAGAAATTTCTTTTGTCCCGCCTACAGGCATAACCTTTTTTTCCTGAATGACCTTTAAAAGCTTGACTTGCATGCGCAGAGGCAATTCGCCTATTTCATCCAGAAAGAGAGTTCCGCCATGGGAGAGCTGTATCAAGCCTTCTTTTCCGCTGCTGCTGGCTCCGGTAAAGGCACCGGCTTCGTAACCAAAGAATTCGGATTCCAGTAAATTCTCCGGAATAGCTCCACAGTTGATAGAGACCAAGGGCTTACTTTTTCGCTTACTGTTTTGGTGGATCAGATTGGTAAATAAATTTTTACCGACGCCCGATTCTCCGGTAATCAGGAGATTCGCATCAAAACCGGCGTATTTTTCTGCCAGATAAATGCTGTTTTGGATCTGCGGGCTGGAGCCGATGATGGGATATTCCCGCTTAAACCGTTTTCTAAGCTTGGACAGTTCAATATCATAGGCTTTTAGCGTGCGCTGCAAATTCTCATATTCTTCCGTTAGATGTTCGTATTTTTCGGAATCACGGGTATAGCTTACTATTTTATACAGGGTTCCATCTTCA
This region of Aminipila luticellarii genomic DNA includes:
- a CDS encoding sigma-54 interaction domain-containing protein, translating into MIMNQDYNVMKIPVAGYLETDFYRILEILYDDFTIISNTGVIESVLPKFEAVYGIPIDKAIGSTIMEMEEAKIFNPCVSMVVLRTLEPVTMLQRTINGTFLMCTSIPILNEDGTLYKIVSYTRDSEKYEHLTEEYENLQRTLKAYDIELSKLRKRFKREYPIIGSSPQIQNSIYLAEKYAGFDANLLITGESGVGKNLFTNLIHQNSKRKSKPLVSINCGAIPENLLESEFFGYEAGAFTGASSSGKEGLIQLSHGGTLFLDEIGELPLRMQVKLLKVIQEKKVMPVGGTKEISVDFRLITATNKDLKQMIREGKFREDLFYRLNVLTLHIPSLRERKSDIFSLVDYFCKKFKEQYHVTRSFSSKAMEYLESYSWPGNIRELENTIERAVLTSDNMVITEQDLPVIFQPDEISLSALSQEKTLKEILQTVEKTVLLNTYKKYRTTTGVAKALGISQPSASLKLEKYLDRNTKISSSF